Proteins encoded by one window of Nocardia goodfellowii:
- a CDS encoding cold-shock protein, with protein sequence MPTGRVKWYDVEKGFGFLSQDEGEDVYVRSSALPQGIESLKPGQRVEFGMAAGRRGPQALSLKLLEAPPSVGRGQDRERGAHKDPATPRRTADELHGMVEDMITLLETKVQPDLRKGKYPDRKMAQRISEVVRAVARELDH encoded by the coding sequence GTGCCGACCGGCAGGGTGAAGTGGTACGACGTCGAAAAGGGCTTCGGCTTCCTTTCCCAGGATGAGGGGGAGGACGTCTATGTCCGGAGCTCGGCGTTGCCGCAGGGCATCGAATCCCTCAAGCCGGGGCAGCGCGTCGAATTCGGAATGGCCGCGGGTCGCCGCGGGCCGCAGGCGCTGAGCCTGAAGCTGCTGGAGGCACCGCCGTCGGTGGGCCGCGGGCAGGACCGCGAGCGCGGCGCGCACAAGGATCCCGCCACGCCGCGCCGCACGGCCGACGAACTGCACGGGATGGTCGAAGACATGATCACCCTGCTGGAGACGAAGGTGCAGCCGGACCTGCGTAAGGGGAAGTACCCGGATCGCAAGATGGCGCAGCGTATTTCGGAGGTCGTCCGGGCGGTCGCGCGCGAGCTGGACCACTAG